From a single Fusarium pseudograminearum CS3096 chromosome 2, whole genome shotgun sequence genomic region:
- the HYD1 gene encoding HYD1: MEDPQDKIVTLADGRNVAYTIYGTDNPAAPAMFYFHGFPGSHHEGYLTHSAALKNGLRVVAPSRPGYSDSTFQDNRSILDYPKDILELADLLSVQRFTILGVSGGGPYAIACLKEIPRERLVGIGTVAGCMPLSFSTQGMLAMTRIMFNIAPYATGPLGWLVDKLLGTTARDTAHPEKLEDMMDKDMTARSPSDAEIWTNHPDLRRSLLRSTREAMKQGGYATAWEARLFGSDWGFKLEDVKVKKGEMILWHGDQDINVPLRVSEKAVELIPQAELRVLKGESHMSLITKVDEFVVEMKEILER; the protein is encoded by the coding sequence ATGGAAGACCCTCAAGATAAGATCGTCACTTTGGCGGACGGAAGAAACGTGGCCTACACGATTTACGGCACGGATAATCCCGCTGCACCTGCAATGTTTTACTTCCACGGTTTCCCAGGGTCCCATCACGAAGGCTACCTGACACACAGCGCGGCTCTTAAGAACGGTCTACGCGTCGTTGCGCCTTCACGGCCAGGATACAGCGACTCGACATTCCAAGACAACAGATCCATTCTCGACTATCCCAAAGATATCCTCGAACTGGCAGATCTTCTCTCAGTACAGCGCTTCACCATCCTTGGAGTCTCGGGCGGTGGTCCGTATGCAATCGCGTGTCTGAAAGAAATACCTCGTGAAAGACTCGTTGGTATAGGCACGGTAGCTGGATGCATGCCCCTGTCATTTTCAACACAGGGAATGCTTGCCATGACTCGTATCATGTTCAATATCGCGCCGTATGCCACTGGCCCTCTGGGATGGCTGGTAGATAAATTACTAGGGACCACGGCGCGCGACACGGCACATCCGGAGAAATTGGAGGATATGATGGATAAGGATATGACCGCGAGATCACCGAGCGATGCAGAAATCTGGACGAATCATCCTGATTTGAGGCGATCTCTTCTACGATCTACAAGGGAGGCTATGAAACAAGGTGGGTATGCGACGGCATGGGAAGCGAGATTGTTTGGGAGTGATTGGGGTTTCAAGTTGGAGGATGTCAAAGTTAAAAAGGGCGAGATGATACTTTGGCATGGCGATCAGGATATTAATGTTCCGCTGAGGGTGAgtgagaaggctgttgagttGATACCTCAGGCGGAGTTGAGGGTTTTGAAGGGGGAGAGTCATATGAGCTTGATCACAAAGGTCGATGAGTTTgtggtggagatgaaggagatacTGGAGAGATGA